One genomic region from Bartonella australis AUST/NH1 encodes:
- a CDS encoding phosphoserine transaminase — MMMLKEPICRPGNPNFSSGPCSKRPGWTVEILKNALLGRSHRSRTGRSRLAEAIDLTRDVLEVPSDYRIGIVPASDTGAIEIALWSLLGQRGVDMVSWESFGSDWITDVVQQLKLSDVRRLEAPYGELPDLTQIDFDRDVVFTWNGTTSGVRVPSACFIADKRAGLTICDATSAVFAQNLDFSKLDVVTFSWQKVLGGEAAHGMLILSPRAVERLEHYAPTWPLPKIFRITKGGKLNEGIFKGETINTPSLLCVEDYLDALKWAKSLGGLKALIARADKNFAVLDAFVRKTPWVENLAKVPQTRSNTSVCLTIVDPVISSLDTKVQASFVQSVVARLDEAGIAHDIGGHRNAPPGFRIWTGATIEASDLESLTEWIEWSFQIEKSRL; from the coding sequence ATGATGATGTTAAAGGAACCGATTTGCCGGCCGGGGAATCCTAATTTTTCTTCTGGTCCTTGTAGTAAGCGGCCTGGTTGGACGGTTGAGATTCTTAAAAATGCATTGCTTGGGCGTTCACATCGTAGCAGAACGGGTAGATCAAGGCTTGCTGAGGCAATCGATTTAACTCGTGATGTCCTTGAAGTTCCATCTGATTACCGTATCGGCATTGTGCCTGCTTCAGACACGGGCGCTATTGAGATAGCTCTGTGGTCTTTATTGGGCCAACGGGGCGTTGATATGGTGTCGTGGGAAAGCTTTGGTTCAGATTGGATCACTGATGTTGTCCAACAATTAAAGCTTTCTGATGTGCGTCGATTAGAAGCACCCTACGGTGAATTGCCAGATTTAACTCAAATTGATTTTGATCGTGACGTTGTATTCACATGGAATGGAACAACTTCTGGTGTGCGTGTTCCTAGTGCTTGTTTTATCGCAGATAAGCGTGCAGGTTTGACAATTTGTGATGCGACATCAGCTGTTTTTGCACAAAATCTCGATTTTTCAAAATTAGATGTTGTCACTTTTTCATGGCAAAAAGTTTTGGGGGGTGAAGCAGCGCATGGTATGCTGATTTTGAGCCCTCGTGCTGTTGAGCGGCTCGAGCATTATGCTCCTACTTGGCCTTTGCCCAAAATTTTCCGTATAACAAAAGGTGGAAAGTTGAACGAAGGTATTTTTAAGGGAGAAACAATTAATACACCTTCTCTGTTGTGCGTTGAAGATTATCTTGATGCATTAAAGTGGGCGAAATCACTGGGGGGATTAAAGGCATTAATAGCACGTGCTGATAAGAACTTTGCCGTTCTTGATGCTTTTGTTCGCAAAACACCTTGGGTAGAGAATTTAGCAAAAGTCCCTCAAACACGCTCCAACACATCCGTTTGTCTAACAATTGTAGATCCGGTTATTTCTTCCTTAGATACTAAAGTGCAGGCATCTTTCGTGCAATCGGTCGTAGCTCGTCTTGATGAAGCAGGTATTGCTCACGATATTGGCGGGCACCGAAATGCTCCCCCAGGGTTTCGGATTTGGACAGGCGCGACGATTGAGGCTTCTGACCTTGAATCGTTAACGGAATGGATTGAATGGTCATTTCAGATCGAAAAATCTCGTCTTTAA
- a CDS encoding adenylosuccinate synthase: MANVVVVGTQWGDEGKGKIVDWLSERADVVVRYQGGHNAGHTLVIDGVSYKLSLLPSGLVRGKLSIIGNGVVVDPHHFVAELKKLRAQGVKITPEVLRIAENAPLILSVHRDLDEARENGMSDLIIGTTKRGIGPAYEDKVGRRSIRVMDLAEADTLMAKIERLLRHHNALRLGMGFTEISAQTLYDELMQVADEILPFMDCTWRLLDESYRTGQRILFEGAQGALLDNDFGTYPYVTSSNTIPGQVFTGSGMGPGSVQYVLGIVKAYTTRVGEGPFPTEQVNDIGKFLRTHGKEFGVVTNRERRCGWFDAVAVRQMVAICGVCGIALTKLDVLDGLDKIKICVGYELNGKRIDYLPSSIGAQARVKPIYEILEGWKGTTAHVRCWKELPVQAVKYVRYIEELIGTSVALLSTGPERGDTILITDPFAD, translated from the coding sequence ATGGCCAATGTAGTAGTTGTCGGTACACAATGGGGAGATGAGGGCAAGGGTAAAATCGTAGACTGGTTATCTGAGCGAGCAGATGTTGTGGTCAGATATCAAGGGGGCCACAATGCGGGCCATACATTGGTTATTGATGGAGTGAGTTATAAATTGTCGCTTTTGCCGTCTGGTTTGGTTCGCGGTAAGTTATCGATTATCGGTAATGGCGTGGTGGTTGACCCTCACCATTTTGTGGCAGAACTAAAAAAATTACGCGCCCAAGGCGTAAAGATTACACCGGAAGTTTTGCGTATCGCTGAAAACGCTCCTTTAATTCTTTCTGTACATCGTGACCTCGATGAAGCGCGGGAAAATGGTATGTCGGATTTAATAATCGGCACAACAAAGCGCGGTATTGGGCCTGCTTACGAAGACAAAGTAGGCCGCCGTTCTATTCGTGTAATGGATTTAGCAGAAGCTGACACGCTTATGGCTAAGATTGAGCGACTTTTGAGACACCACAACGCATTGCGTCTTGGTATGGGCTTCACAGAAATTAGCGCACAAACACTGTATGATGAATTAATGCAAGTTGCTGATGAAATTTTGCCTTTTATGGATTGTACGTGGCGTCTTTTGGATGAAAGCTATCGTACGGGACAGCGCATTCTTTTTGAGGGTGCACAAGGCGCGTTGTTGGATAATGATTTTGGTACTTATCCTTATGTAACATCGTCTAATACAATTCCTGGGCAAGTTTTCACCGGTTCAGGTATGGGGCCTGGTTCAGTTCAGTACGTTTTGGGTATTGTGAAAGCTTATACTACACGTGTAGGAGAGGGACCGTTTCCGACAGAACAGGTGAATGATATTGGTAAATTTCTCAGAACACACGGGAAAGAATTTGGCGTTGTGACCAACAGAGAACGCCGATGCGGTTGGTTTGACGCTGTGGCAGTACGCCAGATGGTAGCTATTTGCGGCGTTTGTGGTATCGCGTTAACAAAGCTCGATGTGTTAGATGGTCTGGACAAAATTAAAATTTGTGTTGGCTATGAACTTAACGGTAAGAGAATTGATTATTTGCCATCTTCTATAGGCGCGCAAGCCCGTGTGAAGCCAATTTATGAAATATTAGAGGGTTGGAAGGGAACGACGGCACATGTACGTTGCTGGAAAGAATTACCGGTACAGGCCGTCAAATATGTACGCTATATCGAAGAATTAATTGGCACATCGGTGGCCTTATTGTCAACTGGCCCTGAGCGTGGAGATACAATTCTCATTACCGATCCTTTCGCAGATTGA
- the rpoH gene encoding RNA polymerase sigma factor RpoH, with product MAHVNLSLVTAGDGGLDRYLEEIRRFPMLKPKEEYMLAERYREHGDSKAAHRLVTSHLRLVAKIAMEYRGYGLPIGEVISEGNIGLMQAVKRFEPKRGFRLATYAMWWIKASIQEYVLRSWSLVKMGTTANQKRLFFNLRKLKNKLQTLDNGDLNAEQVKEIATRLNVTENEVVSMNRRLSGDVSLNAPLRTNEDQSCEWQDWLVDDSDSQEQILVEQDELENRRSMLTQAVSELNEREKRIFEARRLNDAPLTLEELSGEFGISRERVRQIEMRAFEKVQKAMRAFTSSQQQTREQLCFRISKVN from the coding sequence ATGGCCCATGTAAATTTATCATTAGTAACAGCAGGTGATGGGGGCCTCGATCGTTACTTAGAGGAAATACGTCGTTTTCCGATGCTTAAGCCGAAGGAAGAATATATGTTAGCTGAGCGTTATCGTGAACATGGCGATTCGAAGGCGGCGCATAGGTTGGTAACTAGTCATTTGCGCCTCGTGGCTAAAATTGCAATGGAATATCGGGGCTATGGTTTGCCTATCGGGGAGGTCATTTCGGAAGGTAACATAGGGCTCATGCAAGCCGTCAAACGTTTCGAACCAAAACGTGGTTTTCGCCTCGCAACTTACGCGATGTGGTGGATTAAAGCATCAATTCAAGAGTACGTTTTGCGGTCATGGAGTTTGGTGAAAATGGGGACGACAGCTAATCAGAAGCGTCTATTCTTCAACCTTCGCAAATTAAAAAATAAACTTCAGACCCTCGATAACGGCGATCTTAACGCGGAACAAGTGAAAGAAATTGCAACCCGGTTAAATGTTACAGAAAACGAAGTTGTATCAATGAATCGCCGCCTTAGTGGCGATGTTTCACTCAATGCACCTCTTCGTACAAACGAAGACCAAAGCTGCGAGTGGCAAGATTGGTTGGTCGATGATTCGGATAGCCAAGAACAAATTTTGGTCGAGCAAGATGAATTAGAGAATCGCCGCTCCATGTTGACGCAGGCTGTGAGCGAGCTCAATGAGCGCGAAAAGCGCATATTTGAAGCTCGTCGCTTAAATGATGCACCGCTGACTTTAGAGGAACTTTCGGGTGAATTCGGCATCAGCCGGGAGCGTGTGAGGCAAATTGAAATGCGTGCATTTGAAAAAGTACAAAAGGCTATGAGGGCTTTTACCTCGTCTCAGCAGCAAACACGAGAGCAGCTTTGTTTTCGTATTTCTAAAGTTAATTGA
- a CDS encoding RluA family pseudouridine synthase has translation MVIQEITDEGAIGRRIDQWLAERYQSELSRSRLQTLIREGHLKIDGQLIRESKTKLRPNQIIELVIPALSDARPGSEAIALDVLFEDEHIIVINKPAGLVVHPGHGNWTGTLVNALIYHCGDSLSGINGIKRPGIVHRLDKNTSGVMVIAKNDSAHKSLSAQFADHGRSGVLDRRYHALIWGFPSRNVATINAFLGRSPYDRTKRAVVLSQKADARQAITHFSLLEKYGTRADTTPFASLLECRLETGRTHQIRVHMAHIGHPLVGDVVYGNAFKTKANALSPAIQNIINQFNRQALHAASLTFEHPVTGCIVSFSTPPPRDMAELISHLRKLN, from the coding sequence ATGGTAATCCAAGAAATAACAGATGAGGGTGCTATTGGGCGGCGAATTGATCAATGGCTTGCCGAGCGTTATCAAAGTGAGCTATCGCGTTCGCGTTTACAGACTTTGATTCGTGAAGGCCATCTTAAAATTGACGGACAATTAATAAGGGAATCGAAAACCAAATTAAGACCTAATCAAATAATTGAATTAGTAATACCTGCTCTTAGCGATGCACGTCCTGGAAGCGAAGCTATCGCGCTTGACGTCTTATTTGAAGATGAGCACATCATCGTTATTAATAAACCCGCTGGTCTTGTTGTTCACCCTGGTCACGGCAATTGGACCGGAACATTAGTCAACGCCCTCATTTATCATTGCGGTGATAGTTTATCAGGTATCAATGGTATCAAGCGCCCCGGGATCGTCCACCGCCTCGATAAAAATACAAGCGGCGTTATGGTTATTGCTAAAAATGATTCTGCTCACAAAAGTCTCAGTGCTCAATTTGCCGATCACGGACGTAGCGGTGTATTAGACCGGCGTTACCATGCCCTGATTTGGGGCTTTCCTAGTCGTAATGTTGCCACTATCAATGCCTTCCTCGGCCGCTCCCCCTATGATCGAACAAAACGAGCTGTTGTCCTTAGCCAGAAAGCTGATGCTCGCCAAGCTATTACGCACTTTTCTCTGCTCGAAAAATACGGAACCCGCGCAGATACAACGCCTTTTGCTAGTTTGCTAGAATGCCGATTAGAAACCGGGCGCACACACCAGATCCGTGTCCATATGGCTCATATCGGGCATCCATTGGTGGGCGACGTAGTGTACGGAAATGCTTTTAAAACGAAAGCAAACGCGCTTAGTCCTGCAATTCAAAATATTATTAATCAATTTAATCGGCAAGCACTCCACGCAGCCAGCCTCACCTTTGAGCATCCTGTTACGGGTTGTATTGTATCTTTTTCCACACCTCCCCCTCGGGATATGGCTGAACTTATCAGCCATTTGAGAAAACTTAATTGA
- a CDS encoding aldehyde dehydrogenase family protein gives MLNKRKFYINGLWEEPDAVSDFHVIDPSTEKPCAIISLGSTKDADKAITAAKGAFYHWKMTAPHERLALVEKILEIYEKRSEDMAQTISMEMGAPIDIARNAQTASGNRHIRNFIEAFKEFFFQRSLIEGNDDAILQYDPIGVVGLITPWNWPMNQITLKVIPALLAGCTMVLKPSEIAPLSAMLFAEILDEAALPAGVFNLVNGDGPGVGSYLSSHPDLAMISFTGSTRAGRDISKNAGGTLKRVCLELGGKGANVVFADADANAVQRGVHHCFYNSGQSCNAPTRMLVERSAYDAAVATAKRIAEKVTVGPSRQAGNHIGPVVSKQQYDKIQALIQSGIDEGAILIAGGTGLPTGMERGYYIRPTVFADVKPDMRIFREEIFGPVLSMTPFDTEDEAVALANDTHYGLTNYIQSQDRSKCRRVATQLRSGMVEINGCGLPDGSYFGGVKFSGRAREGGRWGIEEFLDTKAISHW, from the coding sequence ATGTTAAATAAGCGGAAATTTTATATCAATGGCCTATGGGAAGAACCAGACGCTGTAAGTGATTTTCATGTCATCGATCCATCAACAGAAAAGCCGTGTGCTATTATCAGCCTCGGCAGCACAAAAGATGCAGATAAAGCAATTACCGCTGCAAAAGGAGCTTTTTATCACTGGAAAATGACAGCGCCACACGAACGTCTTGCCCTTGTTGAAAAAATTTTAGAGATTTATGAAAAACGCTCTGAAGACATGGCCCAAACTATTTCAATGGAGATGGGCGCGCCTATCGATATAGCACGCAATGCGCAAACTGCGTCAGGCAATCGTCATATTCGTAATTTTATCGAAGCTTTTAAAGAGTTTTTTTTCCAAAGAAGTTTAATAGAAGGAAACGATGACGCAATTCTTCAATATGATCCTATCGGCGTCGTAGGATTAATTACTCCGTGGAATTGGCCCATGAATCAAATAACTCTTAAAGTGATTCCCGCGTTATTGGCTGGATGTACAATGGTCCTGAAGCCTTCCGAAATTGCGCCTCTTTCCGCCATGCTCTTTGCTGAAATTTTAGACGAAGCGGCCCTTCCCGCCGGTGTCTTTAATTTAGTCAACGGTGACGGACCCGGCGTAGGCTCGTACCTGTCTTCTCACCCAGATTTAGCAATGATTAGCTTTACCGGCTCAACAAGAGCAGGAAGAGACATTTCTAAAAATGCCGGCGGTACTTTGAAACGAGTCTGCTTAGAACTTGGAGGCAAAGGAGCTAACGTGGTCTTTGCTGACGCGGACGCAAATGCCGTCCAACGCGGTGTGCACCACTGTTTTTATAATAGCGGGCAAAGCTGTAATGCGCCAACACGTATGCTCGTAGAACGCTCAGCCTATGATGCAGCCGTCGCGACAGCCAAGCGTATTGCTGAGAAAGTAACAGTCGGACCTAGCCGTCAAGCGGGAAATCACATTGGTCCCGTAGTATCAAAACAACAATATGATAAAATACAGGCCCTCATTCAATCTGGCATTGACGAAGGTGCAATTCTTATCGCAGGTGGTACTGGCTTACCTACAGGAATGGAACGCGGTTATTACATACGTCCGACAGTCTTTGCCGATGTTAAGCCTGATATGCGTATTTTTCGAGAAGAGATATTTGGTCCAGTCCTCTCGATGACTCCCTTTGATACAGAGGATGAAGCTGTGGCCTTAGCTAATGACACGCACTACGGCCTCACGAACTATATACAATCACAGGACCGGAGCAAATGTCGACGCGTTGCCACGCAATTGCGTTCTGGCATGGTAGAAATTAATGGGTGTGGTTTACCTGATGGAAGTTATTTTGGTGGAGTAAAATTTTCTGGGCGCGCTCGTGAAGGTGGCCGGTGGGGAATTGAAGAATTTCTGGATACCAAAGCGATTTCGCACTGGTAA